A genomic region of Pseudomonadota bacterium contains the following coding sequences:
- the queA gene encoding tRNA preQ1(34) S-adenosylmethionine ribosyltransferase-isomerase QueA, with translation MSLDDFDFELPAGAIARYPPARRDGGRLLRLERASDASTHHAILELPDLLPPRPLLVVNDTRVIPARLLAQRATGGRVELLLLERRAQARWWCMLRDAKRLRAGEWLTITAPAAGAAATAGALPPLVGRVLIATPPREGRCEVEFEDESMIARCGAIPLPPYLARAAEPSDLLRYQTIFATKEGAIAAPTAGLHFTPELVARLEAAGATLATVTLHVGPATFMPIRDGDLASHRVEGERFSIPEATAAAVAAARAAGRAVVAVGTTVVRALETTGGAAGQGRTELVIRPGHRFVAVDALLTNFHLPRSTLLLLVSALAGRERILEAYRMAVAADYRFYSYGDAMLIV, from the coding sequence ATCTCCCTCGATGACTTCGACTTCGAGCTGCCAGCCGGGGCGATCGCGCGCTATCCACCCGCGCGGCGCGACGGCGGGCGATTGCTGCGGCTCGAGCGTGCGAGCGACGCCTCGACCCACCACGCGATCCTCGAGCTGCCCGACCTCCTGCCGCCGCGGCCGCTGCTCGTCGTCAATGACACGCGCGTGATTCCTGCCCGTTTGTTGGCCCAGCGCGCGACGGGCGGGCGGGTCGAGCTGCTCCTGCTCGAGCGACGGGCGCAAGCTCGCTGGTGGTGCATGCTGCGCGACGCCAAACGCCTGCGAGCCGGCGAGTGGTTGACGATCACCGCGCCGGCCGCGGGCGCTGCCGCAACGGCTGGCGCGCTGCCGCCGCTGGTGGGCCGCGTGCTAATCGCGACGCCCCCGCGCGAGGGGCGCTGCGAGGTCGAGTTCGAGGACGAGTCGATGATCGCGCGGTGCGGCGCGATCCCCTTGCCGCCCTACCTGGCGCGCGCCGCCGAGCCCAGCGACCTGCTGCGCTACCAGACGATCTTTGCCACGAAAGAAGGGGCGATCGCCGCGCCGACGGCTGGGCTGCATTTCACGCCCGAGCTCGTGGCGCGCTTGGAGGCTGCCGGCGCGACCCTGGCGACCGTGACCCTGCACGTCGGTCCCGCCACCTTCATGCCGATCCGCGACGGCGACCTCGCGTCCCATCGTGTGGAAGGGGAGCGCTTCAGTATTCCGGAGGCCACGGCCGCGGCGGTGGCGGCGGCGCGCGCCGCTGGGCGGGCCGTGGTGGCGGTAGGCACGACGGTGGTACGCGCGCTGGAGACCACCGGCGGGGCGGCGGGGCAGGGGCGCACCGAGCTGGTCATTCGTCCGGGGCATCGCTTCGTCGCCGTCGATGCGCTGCTGACCAACTTTCATCTGCCGCGCTCGACGCTGCTGCTGCTGGTCAGCGCCTTGGCGGGTCGCGAGCGGATTCTAGAGGCCTACCGCATGGCTGTCGCCGCCGACTATCGCTTCTACAGCTACGGCGATGCGATGCTGATCGTCTGA
- a CDS encoding peptide ABC transporter substrate-binding protein: MLVLRCSPFALCALTGLVLACTNDPYPRSDAHSSVFYSAFTEAPKSLDPAVAYNVSDHAIIGNIFDTLLEYHYLARPYTLIPGLAVAVPEAQPQADGRVRYHFELRDDLLFQDDPCFALGQPKRSTRQLVAADVAFALARIADPAVNSPVTEPFSHIVGLRQFGERLEHARRTDARFARLPVHQQYARVGPIEGLRPRNALELEVVLTEAYPQLLYWFAMPFSTPIPWEATAYYDGRKGRPTLADHPVGSGPYRLTRYDKQARIVLDRNEQWYGLRHPEWRAPGATYPAQGEAQDRAAGLLDPRVVGQPLASIKRIDWRREKEPIPLFNKFLQGYYDAAGIIRESFDKVIREERLSPEMRALGVRLNKSVIPAVYYIGFNMDDAVVGVRGGERSRLLRQAMSLAIDAREYLRLFSNGRGISAQSPLPPGIYGYEAGYRNPFRQLDVARATALLRQAGYPGGIDPRTRQPLRLTFDSSDTTAQGLLRYRFFVDAWRRLGLDVRVAATTYNQFQQKVRDGAYQLFLWGWVADYPDPENFLFLLSSEMARSRSGGPNTANFADARFDRLFLAMKTRSNDAERLALIRQLRAVLEHERPWIELFHPEDYTLFHGWLGQVKPTGMAYPTVKYRTIDLAQRAAQRQRWNRPVLWPLYLLLGLALAIGVPAVITFFREQQ; encoded by the coding sequence TTGCTCGTGCTACGCTGCTCGCCCTTCGCGCTTTGTGCCCTGACGGGGCTGGTCCTCGCCTGCACGAACGATCCCTATCCGCGATCCGACGCCCACAGCAGCGTCTTCTACTCGGCCTTCACCGAGGCTCCCAAGTCGCTCGACCCGGCGGTCGCCTATAACGTCAGCGACCACGCGATCATCGGCAATATCTTCGATACGCTGCTCGAGTATCACTACCTGGCCCGACCTTACACGCTGATCCCCGGGCTCGCCGTCGCCGTGCCCGAGGCGCAGCCGCAGGCCGACGGCCGCGTGCGCTATCACTTCGAGCTCCGTGACGATCTGCTCTTCCAGGACGACCCCTGCTTCGCGCTCGGCCAGCCCAAGCGCAGCACGCGTCAGCTCGTCGCCGCCGATGTGGCCTTCGCGCTGGCGCGGATCGCTGACCCGGCCGTCAATAGCCCGGTGACCGAGCCCTTCTCTCACATCGTCGGGCTGCGGCAGTTCGGCGAGCGGCTCGAGCACGCCCGTCGCACCGACGCGCGCTTCGCGCGGCTGCCGGTCCACCAGCAGTACGCCCGGGTCGGCCCGATCGAGGGCCTCCGGCCGCGCAACGCGCTCGAGCTGGAGGTCGTGCTGACGGAGGCCTATCCGCAGCTCCTCTACTGGTTCGCCATGCCCTTCTCCACGCCGATCCCCTGGGAGGCGACCGCGTACTACGACGGTCGCAAGGGCAGGCCCACGCTGGCCGACCATCCCGTCGGCTCGGGCCCCTATCGCCTGACGCGCTACGACAAGCAGGCGCGCATCGTGCTGGATCGCAACGAGCAGTGGTACGGCCTGCGCCATCCGGAGTGGCGGGCGCCCGGGGCCACCTACCCCGCGCAGGGCGAGGCGCAGGATCGCGCGGCCGGACTGCTCGATCCGCGGGTCGTCGGCCAGCCGCTGGCGTCGATCAAGCGCATCGACTGGCGGCGCGAGAAGGAGCCCATCCCGCTCTTCAACAAGTTCCTCCAGGGTTACTACGACGCCGCGGGGATCATTCGTGAGAGCTTCGACAAGGTGATCCGCGAGGAGCGCCTCTCCCCGGAGATGCGCGCGCTCGGCGTCCGACTGAACAAGTCGGTGATTCCGGCTGTCTATTACATCGGCTTCAACATGGACGATGCGGTGGTCGGCGTGCGCGGGGGCGAACGCAGCCGCCTGCTGCGCCAGGCGATGAGCCTGGCGATCGATGCCCGCGAGTATCTGCGCCTCTTCAGCAACGGTCGCGGGATCAGCGCGCAGTCGCCGCTGCCGCCGGGGATCTACGGCTACGAGGCGGGCTACCGCAACCCCTTCCGCCAGCTCGATGTGGCGCGCGCCACCGCGCTGCTGCGCCAAGCGGGCTACCCCGGCGGTATTGATCCGCGCACCCGTCAACCGCTGCGGCTGACCTTCGACTCGTCAGACACGACCGCGCAGGGCCTCCTGCGCTATCGCTTCTTCGTCGACGCCTGGCGCCGCCTCGGCCTCGATGTCCGGGTCGCCGCAACCACCTACAACCAATTCCAACAGAAGGTGCGCGACGGCGCTTATCAGCTCTTCCTCTGGGGCTGGGTCGCGGACTATCCCGATCCGGAGAACTTCCTCTTCCTGCTTTCGTCGGAGATGGCGCGCTCGCGGAGCGGCGGGCCCAATACAGCGAACTTCGCCGATGCGCGCTTCGACCGGCTCTTCCTCGCGATGAAGACGCGCAGCAACGACGCCGAGCGGCTGGCGCTGATCCGCCAGCTGCGCGCGGTGCTCGAGCACGAGCGCCCCTGGATCGAGCTCTTTCACCCGGAGGACTACACCCTCTTTCACGGCTGGCTCGGGCAGGTCAAACCGACGGGAATGGCCTACCCCACCGTCAAGTACCGGACCATCGACCTGGCCCAGCGTGCGGCGCAGCGCCAGCGTTGGAACCGCCCCGTGCTGTGGCCGCTCTACCTGCTCCTCGGTCTGGCGCTCGCCATCGGCGTCCCTGCAGTGATCACCTTTTTCCGCGAGCAACAATGA
- a CDS encoding PEGA domain-containing protein → MRTWASRRATRKRLTFALLLPLLVVAGPPLLEGRTEGRAECRARRRVGRVQSRPRAAAVTGALDVASRTTGAQLFVDGLPVGKLPLAKPLALPVGQHTVKLTKDGYTQYLDVVEVAPGATVQVAVDLLPVAGVLDVKANVADARVFVDGRFVGFAPLEVELDVGPRAIRVTKAGYRDVIVARKAVAGQRTTLDVGLELLPAGSTPYRPLAPRVRWYERWYVWAGAAGGVAAVTVAVLVPVLAAGKDSIAGFGAEHRWRVP, encoded by the coding sequence ATGAGAACCTGGGCATCGCGGCGCGCGACGAGGAAGCGGCTCACCTTCGCCTTGCTGCTCCCGCTGCTGGTCGTGGCGGGACCGCCGCTCTTGGAGGGCCGCACGGAGGGCCGCGCGGAGTGCCGAGCTCGGCGGCGCGTGGGTCGCGTGCAGAGCCGCCCGCGTGCCGCGGCGGTGACCGGCGCGCTGGACGTCGCTTCCAGGACGACAGGGGCCCAGCTCTTCGTCGATGGCCTGCCAGTGGGCAAGCTTCCCCTGGCCAAGCCCTTGGCGCTGCCCGTCGGGCAGCATACGGTCAAGCTGACGAAGGACGGTTACACGCAGTATCTCGACGTGGTGGAGGTCGCGCCCGGTGCGACGGTGCAGGTGGCCGTCGACCTCTTGCCGGTCGCGGGCGTGCTCGACGTCAAGGCCAATGTCGCTGACGCCCGGGTCTTCGTTGACGGGCGCTTCGTCGGCTTCGCGCCGCTCGAGGTCGAGCTCGATGTCGGCCCGCGCGCGATTCGGGTGACCAAGGCGGGCTATCGCGATGTCATCGTCGCGCGCAAGGCCGTGGCGGGTCAGCGGACGACGCTCGACGTCGGGCTCGAGCTGCTGCCTGCGGGCTCGACGCCCTACCGGCCGCTGGCCCCGCGTGTCAGGTGGTACGAGCGTTGGTATGTCTGGGCCGGGGCGGCGGGCGGCGTCGCGGCCGTCACGGTGGCCGTGCTCGTCCCCGTGCTCGCTGCGGGCAAGGACTCGATCGCGGGCTTCGGCGCCGAGCACCGCTGGCGGGTGCCGTGA
- a CDS encoding ABC transporter permease, with the protein MQLLSLSNLVVALLLLAGLSLLLVGRRHRLWREVFVQLRRRRPLALLIIAGYVTVALLDSLRWVGGVDTGGDVVAQHEARSVIDRLFANRRERSYSAPLAKVEFYGQAPLRHPGGHLLGTDIVGRDVLLLTIKGARVALLIGGLTSLIAIPLALLFGVSAGYWGRRIDDGVFFVMSTLASMPTLLLLIALVMVLGRSTVAVCLALAVTSWVGFCRLARGETFKLREMDYVQAARALGVADLRILLRHIVPNLMHLVVITFVLMFSGLVLSEAILSWLGLGIEGSWGQMIDQARDELSRDPVIWWNLAAAGAALFTLLLAVNFVGDAVRDILDPRTRREPT; encoded by the coding sequence ATGCAGCTCCTTAGCCTCTCCAACCTCGTCGTCGCCCTGCTGCTGCTCGCGGGCCTGAGCCTGCTGCTGGTCGGTCGCCGCCATCGGCTGTGGCGGGAGGTCTTCGTCCAGCTCCGGCGCCGTCGCCCACTCGCGCTGCTGATCATCGCCGGCTACGTCACCGTAGCCCTGCTCGACTCCCTGCGTTGGGTCGGCGGCGTCGACACCGGCGGCGACGTCGTCGCGCAACACGAAGCGCGCAGCGTGATCGATCGCCTCTTCGCCAATCGGCGAGAGCGCAGCTATTCGGCGCCGCTGGCCAAGGTCGAGTTCTACGGCCAGGCGCCGCTGCGCCATCCCGGCGGGCATCTGCTCGGCACGGACATCGTCGGCCGCGATGTGCTGCTGCTGACGATCAAGGGCGCCCGCGTCGCGCTGCTGATCGGCGGCCTGACCAGCCTGATCGCGATCCCGCTCGCGCTGCTCTTTGGGGTCAGCGCCGGCTACTGGGGCCGCAGGATCGACGACGGCGTGTTCTTCGTCATGTCGACCCTCGCGTCGATGCCGACGCTGCTGCTGCTGATCGCCCTGGTGATGGTGCTCGGCCGCAGCACCGTCGCCGTCTGTCTCGCGCTGGCGGTGACGAGCTGGGTCGGCTTCTGTCGCCTGGCGCGCGGCGAGACCTTCAAGTTGCGCGAGATGGATTACGTTCAGGCCGCGCGCGCGCTCGGCGTCGCCGATCTGCGCATCTTGCTGCGCCACATCGTGCCCAACTTGATGCACCTGGTGGTGATCACCTTCGTGCTGATGTTCTCCGGGCTCGTGCTCTCAGAGGCGATCCTCTCCTGGCTCGGCCTGGGGATCGAGGGTAGCTGGGGCCAGATGATCGATCAGGCGCGCGACGAGCTGTCCCGCGACCCCGTGATCTGGTGGAACCTCGCCGCGGCCGGCGCAGCGCTCTTCACCTTGCTCCTCGCGGTCAACTTCGTCGGTGACGCGGTCCGCGACATCCTCGATCCGCGCACCCGCCGGGAGCCGACATGA
- a CDS encoding ABC transporter ATP-binding protein, with protein MSGAPMLQIDALTTTFPGERGPVPVVDDLSLTLTRGEVLALVGESGCGKSLTALSILRLVPRPGRIERGRVRFDGRDLLQLPVAQMRAVRGAEIAMIFQEPMTSLNPVLTIGAQVVEAIALHQPLTRRAAWQHAQQLLALTGIPDPVGRMHSYPHQLSGGMKQRVMIAMAIATRPALLIADEPTTALDVTIQAQILELLRELRQQLGTTVLLITHDLGVVNELADRVAVMYAGRVVELGTREEVLGEPRHPYTQGLLRAIPARARRGQRLTEIPGVVPAPQHWPAGCRFATRCPLAQALCHEVRPAATALSTTHEVSCHAVARADWPAARPALQGRLSQGFAVSAGPPGRPDQSAATKGAAPSLPAPGAALRDAPSRDSGASLLRVEALRTWFPIRAGLLQRTVGWVKAVDGVDLICAAGRTVALVGESGCGKTTVGRSILGLERARAGRVYFDGVDLLALSPRQLLPYRRALQIVFQDPMASLDPRMRARDIVAEGMISFRIGANERERTERVAELMRRVQLDPDQMGRYPHEFSGGQRQRLCIARALAVNPRLLICDEATSALDVSIQAQILNLLRQLQEELQLSYLFITHDLGVVRYLADRIAVMYLGQVVEEGSTERIFEAPQHPYTRALLAAIPAVDARKRHARPRVRGDVPSPARPPPGCRFHPRCSEVHGRCSIEEPPVSPWADGSSRCFLAAHPPKDGVAAPGATAATGLPPQSLPPQA; from the coding sequence ATGAGCGGCGCGCCAATGCTGCAGATCGACGCCCTGACGACGACCTTCCCCGGCGAGCGCGGACCCGTGCCAGTCGTCGACGATCTCTCGCTGACGCTGACCCGCGGCGAGGTGCTCGCGCTGGTCGGCGAATCGGGCTGCGGCAAGTCCCTGACCGCCCTCTCGATCCTGCGCCTGGTGCCGCGCCCGGGCCGCATCGAGCGCGGACGCGTGCGCTTCGATGGACGCGATCTGCTCCAGCTTCCGGTGGCACAGATGCGCGCGGTTCGGGGCGCCGAGATCGCGATGATCTTCCAGGAGCCGATGACCAGCCTCAACCCGGTGCTGACGATCGGCGCTCAGGTCGTGGAGGCGATCGCGCTGCACCAGCCGCTCACCCGGCGGGCGGCCTGGCAGCACGCCCAGCAGCTGCTGGCCTTGACCGGCATTCCCGACCCGGTCGGCCGGATGCACAGCTATCCGCATCAGCTCTCGGGCGGGATGAAGCAGCGGGTGATGATCGCGATGGCGATCGCGACGCGGCCCGCCTTGCTGATCGCCGACGAGCCGACGACGGCGCTCGACGTCACGATTCAGGCGCAGATCCTCGAGCTCCTGCGCGAGCTGCGCCAACAGCTCGGCACCACGGTGCTGCTGATTACCCACGACCTCGGTGTGGTCAACGAGCTCGCCGACCGGGTCGCGGTGATGTACGCCGGTCGCGTGGTCGAGCTGGGTACGCGCGAAGAGGTCCTGGGGGAGCCGCGGCACCCCTACACCCAGGGCTTGCTGCGCGCGATTCCAGCCCGGGCGCGTCGAGGTCAGCGGCTGACGGAGATTCCCGGCGTGGTGCCGGCGCCGCAGCACTGGCCGGCGGGCTGTCGCTTCGCCACCCGCTGCCCCCTGGCGCAGGCCCTCTGCCATGAGGTGCGCCCTGCCGCCACGGCGCTGTCGACGACCCACGAGGTATCCTGCCACGCGGTCGCGCGCGCCGACTGGCCAGCCGCCCGCCCGGCCCTGCAAGGGCGCTTGAGCCAGGGTTTTGCCGTCAGCGCGGGGCCCCCCGGCCGGCCCGATCAGAGCGCGGCGACGAAGGGCGCAGCACCGTCCCTGCCCGCGCCGGGCGCGGCGCTGCGCGATGCGCCCAGTCGCGATAGCGGGGCGAGCCTGCTGCGCGTCGAAGCGCTGCGCACCTGGTTTCCCATCCGCGCCGGCCTACTGCAGCGGACGGTCGGCTGGGTCAAGGCCGTCGACGGCGTGGATTTGATCTGCGCGGCCGGCCGCACGGTCGCCTTGGTCGGGGAATCGGGCTGCGGCAAGACGACCGTGGGCCGATCGATCCTCGGACTCGAACGTGCCCGTGCCGGGCGGGTGTATTTCGACGGCGTCGACCTCCTCGCGCTCTCACCGCGCCAGCTGCTGCCCTATCGGCGCGCGCTGCAGATCGTCTTCCAGGATCCGATGGCCTCGCTCGACCCGCGCATGCGCGCGCGCGACATCGTCGCCGAGGGGATGATTTCGTTTCGCATCGGCGCCAACGAGCGTGAGCGGACGGAGCGCGTGGCCGAGCTGATGCGGCGCGTGCAGCTCGATCCGGATCAAATGGGGCGCTACCCGCACGAGTTCTCCGGCGGACAACGCCAGCGCCTTTGCATCGCCCGCGCGCTGGCCGTCAATCCCCGCCTGCTGATCTGCGATGAGGCAACCTCCGCGCTGGATGTTTCGATTCAGGCGCAGATCCTCAACCTCCTGCGGCAGCTGCAGGAGGAGCTCCAGCTCTCCTACCTCTTCATCACCCATGATCTGGGGGTCGTGCGCTACCTCGCCGATCGCATCGCCGTGATGTATCTGGGCCAGGTGGTGGAAGAAGGCAGCACCGAACGCATCTTCGAGGCGCCGCAGCACCCCTACACCCGCGCGTTGCTCGCCGCCATCCCCGCGGTCGATGCGCGGAAGCGTCATGCCCGCCCGCGCGTGCGCGGCGATGTGCCCTCGCCGGCGCGGCCGCCACCTGGTTGCCGCTTCCATCCGCGCTGCAGCGAGGTCCACGGCCGCTGCTCGATCGAGGAGCCGCCGGTTTCTCCCTGGGCCGACGGAAGCAGCCGCTGCTTCCTCGCAGCGCACCCGCCGAAGGACGGCGTCGCGGCGCCCGGCGCGACCGCAGCGACAGGGCTACCACCGCAATCGCTACCACCGCAGGCGTAG
- a CDS encoding DUF2721 domain-containing protein — MPAPTVSTVQAMLTPAVAISAVGLLLLTLSNRYSAAINRIRLLSDERRRLRAVQAKQDPPGEIEQLRLESVLRQTRALLVRMRSLRNAVFCMYLAVGMFVLTSVGIGAQLATDSGLLRILATTVFLCGMLVVLLGVAFATVDLRRSFRVVELDAQSDG; from the coding sequence ATGCCAGCACCCACTGTCAGTACTGTCCAGGCCATGCTCACGCCGGCGGTCGCCATTTCGGCCGTCGGGCTGCTCTTGCTGACCCTGAGCAACCGCTACTCGGCGGCGATCAACCGGATTCGTCTGCTCAGCGACGAGCGGCGCCGCCTGCGCGCGGTGCAGGCCAAGCAAGACCCGCCCGGCGAGATCGAGCAGCTCCGCCTCGAGAGCGTGCTCCGTCAGACACGAGCGCTGCTGGTGCGCATGCGCTCGCTGCGCAACGCGGTGTTCTGCATGTACCTCGCGGTCGGGATGTTCGTGCTGACCTCCGTCGGCATCGGGGCGCAGCTCGCCACTGACTCGGGCCTGCTGCGCATCCTCGCGACGACGGTCTTCCTCTGCGGCATGCTGGTGGTGCTGCTCGGCGTCGCCTTCGCCACGGTGGACCTGCGGCGATCCTTCCGCGTTGTCGAGCTCGACGCGCAGAGTGACGGCTGA
- the tgt gene encoding tRNA guanosine(34) transglycosylase Tgt, giving the protein MSRLKLELEARDGAARAARVTLPRGTFETPVFMPVGTLATVKALEVGELEQLGVRLVLSNAYHLALRPGTEVVEHCGGLHRFMGWPHLLLTDSGGFQVFSLRALMRIDDDGVAYRSHIDGSARFIDPERSMAEQAAIGADIAMAFDHCPPANATPLAIEAAMERTTRWARRCLAVAPPPHQVRFGIVQGGADLGLRRRHLEAITALPFEGFALGGLSVGEANERMHEVVADAAPRLPEGAPRYLMGVGRPEDLIRAIGAGIDMFDCVMPTRHARNGQLFTAEGRVVISNARHRLEDLPIDASCACRVCQRYSRAYLRHLYVARELLYSRLATLHNVHFVVELVRQARAAILEGRYAAFAAAFFARRAPGL; this is encoded by the coding sequence ATGAGCCGACTCAAGCTTGAACTCGAGGCGCGTGACGGGGCCGCGCGCGCGGCCCGCGTGACGTTACCGCGCGGCACCTTCGAGACGCCCGTCTTCATGCCCGTGGGCACGTTGGCGACCGTCAAGGCGCTGGAGGTCGGCGAGCTCGAGCAGCTCGGCGTGCGGCTGGTGCTGAGCAACGCCTACCATCTGGCGCTGCGCCCCGGCACGGAGGTGGTGGAGCACTGCGGTGGGCTGCACCGCTTCATGGGCTGGCCGCACCTGCTGCTCACGGACTCAGGTGGCTTCCAGGTCTTCAGCCTGCGCGCCCTGATGCGAATCGACGACGACGGGGTGGCCTACCGCTCCCATATCGACGGCTCGGCGCGCTTCATCGATCCCGAGCGTTCGATGGCCGAGCAGGCCGCGATCGGCGCGGATATCGCGATGGCCTTCGACCACTGCCCGCCAGCGAACGCGACGCCGCTGGCGATCGAGGCGGCGATGGAGCGGACGACCCGCTGGGCGCGACGCTGCCTCGCGGTGGCCCCTCCGCCGCATCAGGTGCGCTTCGGCATCGTGCAGGGCGGGGCCGATCTCGGCCTGCGAAGGCGGCATCTCGAGGCGATCACCGCGCTGCCCTTCGAGGGCTTCGCGCTCGGTGGGCTCTCGGTCGGCGAGGCCAACGAGCGCATGCACGAGGTCGTCGCCGACGCCGCCCCGCGGCTGCCCGAAGGCGCGCCGCGTTACCTGATGGGCGTGGGGCGACCGGAGGATCTGATCCGCGCGATCGGCGCCGGCATCGATATGTTCGACTGCGTGATGCCGACGCGGCATGCGCGCAACGGCCAGCTCTTCACGGCCGAGGGGCGGGTCGTGATCTCCAACGCGCGTCATCGGCTCGAGGATCTGCCGATTGACGCGAGCTGCGCCTGCAGGGTCTGCCAGCGCTATAGTCGCGCCTACCTCCGTCACCTCTATGTCGCGCGCGAGCTGCTCTACAGCCGCCTGGCCACCCTGCATAACGTTCACTTCGTCGTCGAGCTCGTGCGCCAGGCTCGCGCTGCGATCCTCGAGGGTCGCTACGCGGCATTCGCGGCCGCGTTCTTCGCGCGGCGCGCGCCGGGGCTCTGA
- a CDS encoding ABC transporter permease: MLAYVMRRLLHGCLVVLGVLLFLFLLFFTLTDPDDIARRALGEKAVPAVIAQWKTNHGYDRPLWPWRGGRESMLVEHYRRMLTFDFGRSDSDDAPIVERLRRGVGPSLALTVPMFVIGLLLSIVLALFVAFFRETYIDRMGVLLAVLAMSLSVLLYIIGAQYVIGKLLRWFPISGFDPDPRVAWRFLALPVLVGVAAALGGDVRFYRTVFVEETGRDYVRTARAKGCAEGRIMWVHVLRNAMIPILTHVVLAVPFLFTGSLLLESFFGIPGLGSLTVDAINGNDFSTLRTMVYLGSLLFVGGQILTDISYALVDPRVRLS, translated from the coding sequence ATGCTGGCCTACGTGATGCGTCGCTTGCTGCATGGGTGTCTCGTCGTGCTCGGCGTGCTGCTCTTCCTCTTTCTCCTCTTCTTCACGCTGACCGATCCCGACGACATCGCCCGCCGCGCGCTGGGCGAGAAGGCGGTCCCGGCGGTGATCGCGCAGTGGAAGACGAACCATGGCTACGATCGCCCGCTCTGGCCGTGGCGCGGTGGGCGCGAGAGCATGCTGGTCGAGCACTACCGGCGGATGCTGACCTTCGACTTCGGCCGCAGCGACAGCGACGATGCGCCGATCGTCGAGCGCCTGCGGCGCGGCGTCGGCCCTAGCCTCGCGCTGACCGTGCCGATGTTCGTGATCGGGCTGCTGCTCAGCATCGTGCTCGCGCTCTTCGTCGCCTTCTTCCGCGAGACCTATATCGACCGCATGGGCGTGTTATTGGCAGTGCTGGCGATGAGCCTTTCCGTGCTGCTCTACATCATCGGCGCGCAGTACGTGATCGGGAAGCTGTTGCGCTGGTTTCCGATCTCTGGCTTCGACCCTGATCCGCGCGTGGCCTGGCGTTTCCTCGCGCTGCCGGTGCTGGTCGGCGTCGCGGCGGCGCTCGGCGGCGACGTGCGCTTCTACCGCACGGTCTTCGTCGAGGAGACGGGGCGCGACTACGTGCGCACGGCCCGCGCCAAGGGCTGCGCCGAGGGGCGCATCATGTGGGTCCACGTCTTGCGCAACGCGATGATCCCGATCCTCACCCACGTGGTGCTCGCAGTGCCCTTTCTCTTCACCGGATCGCTGCTGCTCGAGTCGTTCTTCGGCATCCCGGGGCTCGGCTCCCTCACCGTCGACGCGATCAACGGCAATGACTTCTCCACCCTGCGCACGATGGTCTATCTCGGCTCGCTGCTCTTCGTCGGCGGACAGATTCTCACCGACATCAGCTATGCGCTGGTTGACCCGCGCGTGCGGCTGAGCTGA